A segment of the Gossypium hirsutum isolate 1008001.06 chromosome D10, Gossypium_hirsutum_v2.1, whole genome shotgun sequence genome:
ttactcacttgacaggttggcagaattatatgttgctgaaatagtgagattacatggggtgcctaaatctattatatcggatagagatccgagatttacttcgaggttttggataaagttgcaggaagccttgggtacaaaattgaatttcagtactgcgtttcatccgcaaactgacgggcaatcggaaagagtgattcaaattcttaaagatatgctccggtgttgtattttagaattgaaaggcagttgggagaaatatctaccattggttgaatttgcttataacaatagctatcagtcaagtatacgaatggcaccgtatgaagcattatatgggcgtaagtgtagaactcctttatattggactgagctcggtgagaaccggattcatggagtcgatttggtgaaagaaactgaagaaaaggtgaaaataattcgtgactgtttaaaggctgcctcagatcggcaaaagtcgtatgcggatttaaagagaaaaaaaattgagtttcaagtaggtgataaggtgttcttgaaggtgtctccatggaagaagattctgagatttggtcgtaaaggcaaactaagtccacgatttattggaccatatgaagttaccgagagagttggccctgtagcatatcggttagctttaccaccggagttggaaaagatacataatgtgtttcatgtgtcgatgttgcgacgttaccgttcggatccttcacatatagtttcccCTACTGAGATTGAGGtcagaccagatatgacttatgaggaagaaccaataaagattttggctcgggaagtcaagcagttaaggaataaaagtgtatccttagtaaaagtactgtggcaaaaacatgggatggaggaagctacgtgggaaccggaggaaattatgaggaaacagtacccaaatctcttttccggtaagattttcggggacgaaaatccttaaggggggagagttgtaacagcccgattttgggcctagtcggaatagtggtttcgggaccacaaatccgacgagggaaaatatggttattattatattttatggtctacaatttcacggaaaattttcgtaaaaatttcgttcgaaaatttcgacgtttgggcactcaatttagtcaaaaggactaaatgtaaatagtgcaaaagttgagttctatatgtagaagtatctaattgatatgaaattttaaattggaggtctttatgtggtaattagaccattagttagttgatggacaaaatagacataagaaatgagagaaatagatttttttaagtgggggcatattagtcatttggtaataaaaaaataaaatgggaaaaagatgacaaaaatcatcatcttcctcattagttgctgccgaaatttgaaggaagccatagctaaggtttctttgctttctcaagctcatagtaagtgcatcctagccccgttttaatgttcttcgcattttggaatcctcgtaactcggtttagcttattctagcaataattcgtgttagggctcatatttggaaaaatacccataggtgaaatgtgtttattttgctgttttatggtggaatatgaagctataaattatgttaaacaacttttgctaagcgattttaagcgaaaacgggtaaataggcataatcggtaaaaataattattgttcataagtgtatgttagagtgagaatttgatgttgccatagaagggaaaaatgttcagcatgtcataaaacctaagaataagtgatgaagttaatttccgagcttggggacaaaagtgtaattatgcaaaagtttgggggcaaaattgtaatttttcaaaagttgggtggtggattattttaatgaatgtgaacattaaatgagttaaatttctattatagatcaagaaagacgtgaagattatctcaaacgaggaaagaaaagatagtggagtgaagtgcaatattacgatattttgcaccgaggtaagtaaacacgtgacttgatgtattattttgacattaattgatatatgttgagatttatttggaattaaataaatgtttggccatatcctaaaatgttgttaaatcgggaaaggtggtaaagggttgcaatatatgatttatgggttgaacactcggaataagccgaagtatgttgtacataaagggttgctgtgtgctgattccccgattcattggtggtgctatgtgcgatatccaccgtatctttgaaatgtgaaagggggttgctatgtgctgattcccccgaggggttgctaagtgctgattccccagttcattggtggtgctaagtgcgatatccaccgtatctctgaaataaaaagggggttgctatgtgctgattcccccaaggggttgctaagtgctgattccccgattaagtggtggtgctaagtgcgagatccaccaataacggttaacattccgagtgctcaacgaaaaagtgtggaaggtgaatattccatatggtggaaatttttatggggcaaatattgagttggatactaaatcgatccatgtatgagatgggagaaaatatcaaaaacgaaaaaaggaacgatttagttataaactgtgttgaacaacagcagatgggtaactttgaaaaatcaccataaatggtggaaaatgaatgggaagctgaataatatatgaaattgaagctgaatgtgtctatttcatatgaaataaatagaataagcaaaagagttgtattttggagatatctgaattttactgaaacagggctggattgatttcgggatcccctgttctaactttggaaaatcaccaaaaatgtacaaaaataattatggtgtgaaatttatattcctggattccttatttactctattttaatagaaacaagcaaaaccatttttaaaatttttacagagagttaagtgaatttttttgaggaagggtcagaaccgttgggcagtgaacaggggaagttttaatgaataaactgtactaattggctgggtaaaaaaattctgaaatttttatggtgaaatggtatatgagtctagtttcagggaaaatttacgaaactcaatttggagccctgtagctccggataaaaataaattagcgactatgacgcagaaaaacagtttgctggaaattgcctaaacaatgaagttattcatgaataagtttatattttggtgtagttatgtgagtaattacttatttatcatgtgttacttactaagctatatgttactcgattttattttcccttgattatagtgacttccgacaactcggaaatttggaacgaagtcagacaatcatcacactatccttccattgggtattttgctactattgtTCCGATATGGATNNNNNNNNNNNNNNNNNNNNNNNNNNNNNNNNNNNNNNNNNNNNNNNNNNNNNNNNNNNNNNNNNNNNNNNNNNNNNNNNNNNNNNNNNNNNNNNNNNNNNNNNNNNNNNNNNNNNNNNNNNNNNNNNNNNNNNNNNNNNNNNNNNNNNNNNNNNNNNNNNNNNNNNNNNNNNNNNNNNNNNNNNNNNNNNNNNNNNNNNNNNNNNNNNNNNNNNNNNNNNNNNNNNNNNNNNNNNNNNNNNNNNNNNNNNNNNNNNNNNNNNNNNNNNNNNNNNNNNNNNNNNNNNNNNNNNNNNNNNNNNNNNNNNNNNNNNNNNNNNNNNNNNNNNNNNNNNNNNNNNNNNNNNNNNNNNNNNNNNNNNNNNNNNNNNNNNNNNNNNNNNNNNNNNNNNNNNNNNNNNNNNNNNNNNNNNNNNNNNNNNNNNNNNNNNNNNNNNNNNNNNNNNNNNNNNNNNNNNNNNNNNNNNNNNNNNNNNNNNNNNNNNNNNNNNNNNNNNNNNTTCCTGCGGATTCTGGTCACACCTTTTTATCATGTCCCGTGATCATtcttttctggtacatctgttcatgacaaattgccttcaagCATTTCCCTTCAATAAGGTTTAGTTGATCATATCGAGTTTGAACCCACTCTGATTCTTCTAACTTCGTCTCCATCATGATGCGTAAGGATGGGATCTCTACTTCGATAGGCAGAACAACTTCCATCCCGTAGACCAGAGAAAAAGGAGTTGCCCATGTAGATGTCCGTACAGAGGTGCGATATGCATaaaaagcaaatggtagcttctcatgtcgtctttatatgtctcagtcatcttcccgataatcttcttaatattcttattagCCGCTTCTACTGCTCCGTTCATCTTCAGGCGATAGGGTGAAGAGTTATAATGCTTTATCTAAAATTGCTCAcatacttctttcatcatcttgttgttcagatttAAAGTATTATCTAAAATAATTCTTTCAGGCagaccatatcgacatatgatctccttttttaGGAACCTACagactgcagtcttcgtcacattagcAAACGAAGTGGCTTCTACTCATTTTGTGAAGTAGTCTATAACTATAAAGATGAAACAATGTCTATTAGAAGCCTTCGGGGAAATTgaccctataacatccatgccccacatagaaaaaggccatggcgaagtcatgacatgaaggggcgaaagagctgcatgaattttatcgccgtaaatttgacatttatggcacttTCGTGCGTAGCTAATGCAATccctttccattgtcagccagtaataaccaagtctcataatctgcctggccatagtgaaaccactggcatgcgttccacaaattccttcatgaacctcttcaagtatctttctggcttcaacagcGTCCACGCATCTCAGGAGCACTtaatcttttcctcttttgtatagaATATCCCCGTCAAGAAAAAATCCAATCGCTATTCTCCTGATTGTTATTTTGTCATTCTCATTTACTTGCTCGGGGTACCCTTGATTCTTGATGTACTCTAAGATATCATGAAACCATGGTCGTCCATCTGACTCCTCCTCAATGCTAAAACAGTGTGCGGGGGTCTCATATATGCGCATTTGGATAGACATTATTtcagtttctctgtttgctttgaacattgaagccaggGTGGCTGAGCCATCAGACaattggttctcttctcgtggaaAGTAGTTAAAAGTCACTTATTTGAATTCTTTGACCAATTTCGCAACGAGATCGTGATACTTGACTAATTTAGTATCTCTCACCTCCCAATCTCCACAAATTTGATAAATGACTAATGTTGAGTCCCCGTGTAcctctaaaattttgattttcctcACTATAGCTGCACAGAGTCCCctgatgcaagcttcatactctGCTATATTATTGATACAGAAGAAATTCAATCTGGCAGTGAGCGGGTGATGGTCCCCTTCAGGTGACTCTAAGACTACTCCGATCTCATGCCTCAATGCATTCGATGCActatcaaagctcatcttccatgatttCTCTTTTGATTAATTACCCTCTTTTTCTGAAATgtacatcaagtcttcatctgggaaatcaaatctcaaatgCTCGTATTCTTCCATTGTTCGACTTGCCAAAAAGtcagctattgcacttccctttattgacttttggctcacatataCGATGTCATACTCAGTCAGTAGGATCTGCTATCGTgtcattcttcctgagagtgcaggtgactccatcatgtactttattgggtccagttttgaaattaaccatgtcatATGATATAACATGTATTGTCTGAGCCTTCGAACCGTCCAAATCAATGCACAACAAAATTTTTCAATTGAAGGGTACTTTGCCTCATACTctgtgaacttcttactgaggtagtaaattaccttttctcttttccctgactcatcatgttgtcccagtacgcaacccattgagttttcaaacacggtCAAGTACAATATTAAGGGTTTTTCAGGGGTCAGCTTTATTAGCACCGGAGGATTAGACAAATATGgttttatcttatcgaaggccaTTTGGCACTCCTCGTTCACTCTCCTGGATTATgtttcgaaggagtcgaaaaattggaTCACACTGATttgtaagttgagcaatgaatcgagtaatgtaattcaaccttcttaaagatcctctgacttccttttgagtgcgcgggggaggcaGTTCTTGTATAGATTTTTTCTTGTCTGGATTAACCTCGATACCTCTCTCACTGACAATGAAACCTAGCagttttcccgaggtagccccaaacgtacatttggctgggTTCAGCTTCAGCTGGAACTTTCTTAATCTTTCGAACAGTTTCCTGAGATTCCCAACATGCTCTTTTTCTTCcagagatttggcaatcatatcatcgacataaaattctgtttctttgtgcatcatatcatgggaCAACgtcaccatggctctctgatatgttgccccagcattctttaatcaGAATGACATTACCTTATAGCAGAACGTCccccacattgttacgaatgTGGTTTTCTCTATATCTTCGGgagccatctttatctgattataacctGATAAACCaaccatgaaagaaaacaatgaatatttTGCCGTATTATCCACTAAAGTATCGATGTGTGGCAATGGAAAGTTATCCTTGGGGCTTGCTTGATTCAGATCAcgataatccatgcacattcgCACCTTACCGTCTTTCTTCGGTATCGGGACTATGTTAGCTACCCACTCTGGATATTTGGAGACTTGTAgaaagccagcgtcaaattgttttttgacttcttcttttacCTTCAACAACATTTCGGGTCTCATCCTTCTTAGCTTCTGTTGAACAGGTTTGCATGCTGGTTTcagtgggagcttatggaccacaatATCTATGTTCAACCCTGGCATATCCTGATAAGACCAAGCAAACACATCCTTGTACTCAAGGAGTAAGGCGATCAAATCCCGCTTAATGTTTTCTGAAATGGAAGTCCTagtcttcacttcttgtttcttttctttactcaacaAGTTCACTACCTTAACAGATTCTTGATAGGGTATGATCTGTTTCTCTtattgttctaccattcttagtaAGTTAGGAGACGAGACACAATCTTCAACATTTTCGtcagcttcgaattctcctaaacaaatagtcttctcaaaatcgattttaGGATTCGTAACAGGATTGTTCATgccattgatatctgagcacctgaaaagTGAATGGAAAAAAGCTATAAATGAGCATTGAGGTATTGGAATCAACGAATACAATGTCATGAAATGATATGAGATACACGCAGGAAAAGGATATGAATAGAAGGAGTAGTCGCGAAGTTAATGGAAATGAAAAGATCATGACAATATAgaacaaaatgcatcttcattaatgttcattaaaatgataaagagcaaacttaagctcttacaaaaggaaCCCTACTACTTAGGGACATACAAAATGAATGATTATCATTGGACATTACTCTGAAGGGGACTTAAAAACCACAAGACGATCCATAGCAGTCTAATTGTTCAAAGTACATccaggaggacaagggcgtatTATTGAAGCATTCTCAATTGCATCGTCCTTATTGTCAATGGCATTTAGGCTGATATTCTGAAAACCCTTTTCAATCAATAATGTGACTTGCAGATTGTCTTACCCTGGGTACATCACCCCTACTGATgtaaatgttcttgacaaagGAGGATACGCCAACGGCTCCCATTCCAATTCCCGGCTTGAGGCTCTCGCGATTCTTCTTTCTCGATCTTtctacaattattttattttttgatgtaTATCTGGCTTGAACCCCAAACCATATCGACCCTTGTGGTGCGTTGGTTTCAAAGCTCTAACCATCCCTTGTTGATATTTTCCCAAACCTTTCCTCGCTCGAGCTCCTTTCCTCACGGTCATATTAATTCCCATCTTAGTATTCCTCGACAGTTTGGGAGTGGAAAACTTATTCCTTTCAGCAACAAATGCAGCATTAATAAATTCCAATGAACAAAAAGAACATTCTACGGCATCTTCGCTTATTTTGATGTAGGgtgcatcagcagagatagatgcgacgatgTCTTCCTCACTAGCGACAGTAATCAAGCGACTATCTATGATAAACTTTACTTTCTGATAGAGAGATGAAGGAAGTGccccagcagaatggatccaatgcCTTCCTAAGAGGCAATTGTATGAAGGCGTGATGTCCATGACCTGGAACTCAATATCATATGCACATCGCCCCACCTCTAGAGGAatttgaatctttcccatgaccTCTCGTCGTAtcccatcaaatgcccttactataaaATGGCAAGGCCTCAGATAAGACATATCAACTGGCATCCTAGAAAGCGTGGCCAAGGGCATAACATTGAGTGCAGATCCATTGTCGATGAGCACATTTGGTACTATGTAGCCCTTGTAACTAGTTGTGACATGCAACGCTTTTACAAAGCTCCTACCATTCGGCGGTACTTCGTCATcactaaaaaagataaaattatccgCATTCAGATTATTTatccacctatcaagcttttccaTAGATACATTGTtcgccacataagcttgatttaacacttttagcAAATCGTTTCAATGTGGCTCGAGTTCAACAATAGAGATGGTACTGAGATTCAGGCCTGCTGTTTGTTTAATTGTTCCACAATGTTATATtcactgtgcttaataaatttaagAACTCATGTGCTTCCTCCTCATTCACAGCCTTTTTAACTTCTTGCTCAGGTGGTATTTCAATATCATCCTCAACCTCATACATTGGTGCTTTTCCCTTTTGGCTCGGGCCAGCAACCTTCTTCTTTGGTTCAATTGTCTTGGAAGAATAACGTCTTCTGCTGCAAGTAAAGTGTCCTACTCCGCTGACACCTTCACTCACAACCTTGGATTTTTCACCCTCAGGTACAACGATATTGACATCATAATTCCACGGCATTGCCTTGTTGTCCTTGTAAGA
Coding sequences within it:
- the LOC107915590 gene encoding uncharacterized protein → MEEYEHLRFDFPDEDLMYISEKEENQLSDGSATLASMFKANRETEIMSIQMRIYETPAHCFSIEEESDGRPWFHDILEYIKNQGYPEQVNENDKITIRRIAIGFFLDGDILYKRGKD